Proteins encoded together in one Lathyrus oleraceus cultivar Zhongwan6 chromosome 5, CAAS_Psat_ZW6_1.0, whole genome shotgun sequence window:
- the LOC127087326 gene encoding uncharacterized protein LOC127087326 isoform X6, translating to MTRTNREMVRGVHHTRNGTWCSSYLNQIYTPLMPEVICKKTCSVQGIVRPPIREMVRGVHHTRNGTWCSSYLNQIYTPLMPEVICKKTCSVQGIVRPPIR from the exons GTACGTGGTGTTCATCATACGAGAAATG GTACGTGGTGTTCATCATACTTGAACCAA ATTTATACACCATTGATGCCTGAAGTAATATGCAAGAAAACATGTTCCGTGCAAGGAATTGTCAGACCACCCATTCGAGAAATG GTACGTGGTGTTCATCATACGAGAAATG GTACGTGGTGTTCATCATACTTGAACCAA ATTTATACACCATTGATGCCTGAAGTAATATGCAAGAAAACATGTTCCGTGCAAGGAATTGTCAGACCACCCATTCGATGA
- the LOC127087328 gene encoding auxin-induced protein 15A, which produces MGFLLPAAIRWSSHRSIKTSSKVSNVPKGYVAVYVGEEMKRFVIPISYLNQPLFQNLLSQAEEEFGYDHPMGGLTIPCREDVFLDITSQFNSL; this is translated from the coding sequence ATGGGTTTCCTTTTACCTGCTGCTATTAGATGGTCTTCACATCGCAGTATCAAAACATCGTCAAAGGTATCAAACGTGCCCAAGGGCTATGTTGCGGTGTACGTCGGAGAGGAAATGAAGCGGTTTGTCATCCCCATTTCATACTTGAACCAACCTTTATTTCAAAACCTGTTGAGTCAAGCAGAGGAAGAATTCGGATATGATCATCCAATGGGCGGCCTCACAATTCCTTGCAGAGAAGATGTTTTCTTGGACATTACTTCTCAGTTCAATAGCCTATAA
- the LOC127087326 gene encoding uncharacterized protein LOC127087326 isoform X3, whose translation MTRTNREMVRGVHHTRNGTWCSSYLNQIYTPLMPEVICKKTCSVQGIVRPPIREMVRGVHHTRNGTWCSSYLNQIYTPLMPEVICKKTCSVQGIVRPPIR comes from the exons ATGACACGCACAAATCGAGAAATG GTACGTGGTGTTCATCATACGAGAAATG GTACGTGGTGTTCATCATACTTGAACCAA ATTTATACACCATTGATGCCTGAAGTAATATGCAAGAAAACATGTTCCGTGCAAGGAATTGTCAGACCACCCATTCGAGAAATG GTACGTGGTGTTCATCATACGAGAAATG GTACGTGGTGTTCATCATACTTGAACCAA ATTTATACACCATTGATGCCTGAAGTAATATGCAAGAAAACATGTTCCGTGCAAGGAATTGTCAGACCACCCATTCGATGA